The Magnetococcus marinus MC-1 genome contains the following window.
ATGCGCGGGCTTCGCTTATGGGATCATTCAGCGCGGTAATAAAAATGATGGGGATATTAGATGTATCAGAGCGCTCTTTCAATCGACGGCAAGTTTCAAAACCATCCATGTCCGGCATCATCACATCCAGCAGAATCAGATCTGGCAGAGCACCATTTTCCATGCTTTCCAGCGCCTTTTTCCCGCTCTTAAAGGGCACCACGGAATACCCTTCCCCTAGGACTTCCAAGAGAATGTGCAGATTTTCTGGCGCATCATCTATAATGACGATCTTCGATTTCGTTTCCATAGATCCCATGACCGGCTGGTTGTGTAAGCTGCGACAGGTCATCTCCTTAGCTATTCCGCGCTGTCCGCATACTGTTGGGCCAATTCCTGAAAAGGGTGTTGCAGACGCAAAAAGGCGTCAACCACATTTGGGTCAAAATGCTGCCCGCGCCCTTGTAGAATAATCTCGGTGGCTTGTTCATGGGTAAAGGGGGGTTTGTAAACACGACGACAGATCAGGGCGTCATAGACATCCGCCAGGGCCATCAACCGGCCAGACACGGGGATCTCTCGCCCTGCCAAACCTCTTGGATAACCACTACCGTCCCATTTTTCATGGTGGGTATAAGAAATTTCCGCCGCCACGCGCAAAAACGAATTATCCCCCAGTTCCCGCATCGCCCCGTCCAAGGCCTTCCAACCATAGTCGGCATGGCGTTTCATCTCTTCAAACTCTTCGCGAGTGAGGGTGTCGGGTTTGAGCAAAATATGGTCGGGCACACCGACCTTACCCACATCGTGCAGCGGGGATGATTTATACAAGAGATTGATCATGCCAGGCTCCTGTAACTCCATAAAATCAGGATGATCAATCAATTGTTCTGCCAGCAGACGCACATAGTGCTGGGTACGTTTGATATGCCCCCCTGTCTCTGGATCCCGCGTCTCGGCCAGCGATGCCAAAGCGTTGATGGTCACATCCTGGGTGCGTAACAGCTCACGGGTGCGATTGACCACCAACTCCTCCAGCCGGTCCCGGTGGCTTTTGAGTTCCAAATGGCTGCGCACCCGCGCCTTGACCAGCGCCGGATTGAACGGTTTGCTGATAAAATCCACCCCGCCCACCGTCAGACCACGGACCTCATTCTCTTCATCGTTCAGGGCGGTGATAAACAACACGGGAATATCCCAAGTGGCAGGGTCCGCTTTGAGTTTAAGGCAGACCTCAAACCCATCTAAACCGGGCATCATGACATCCAACAGGATAAGGTCTGGACGGTGCTTGGCGTTGGCGAGCGCGATGGCCTTATGGCCATCCCTTGCGGCGGCAATGGAGTACTCGTCACTCAACGACTCCACCAGAATCCGCAGGTTGGCCGGAGCATCATCCACCACCAAAATTTTTTGTTTCATGGTCATCCCCCGCCTTAACCTGAAACGCCATGATATTATTTGATTCAACTTTCAGTTGTTAACTTAATATCTAAGGCTATTTTCAAATTTGCGCAGCACCCACTGGGGCTACGCCGAGCCCCCACACTCCGCTACTATTTTGGCTGTTTATATTACATTACACGCATATTTAATAAATGACTAGCCATCATTCCTAAAAAAATCACAAACAATGATTAATTTAACCCATTATACTATTTGAAATTTTATTTTTCTATGTAACTTTTCAACTCATTGTAACGCAATCTATCATAATTCAACCCACATATACAAGAACCCTTACCCCCATACGCGTAGAGCGCTACACGCGGCATCGCTGAAATTTGCAATTATATTGGTTTTTGTATTATCAGGCTTTAGTGTTGGATAGGATGTTTTTATTTTTCTCTGCGGCATAAATCCTGTTCAATAGTAACGCTTGTCCTGCATAAGGCCGAGCGGGGCTCCACCTTGCCAAACGCCTTATCCTGTTTGCTCAAGATATTTTCGGCATGAGCCGCCATTCTTAGCGGGCATAGTGCTTCGTTCAGCAAATGGGCATGCTCATGCGTTTAGGCCGCACCGTACCGCACCCAATAAACAGAGTCCCCTTTTTATCCCCCATCTCCATACGGGTTTGCCGACTGGGGCCTTTCTCCCCAGAGCTCTTAGCCTCGGTCCACACCTCGGTGCATGGCGGCACAACCCCCAACACCCCCACGAGCTCGGGCTACGCCTTGCTGCTCTGGTTTAAACCCAAAAGGGGGAGCCTCCGTGGAGGCTCCCCCTTTTTTAGGGTTGTATCACGCTTTAGACCGTCCGCTTAGCCACTGTGGCGGTTGCGCAAGGGCACCACCACCTTGCTCAAGGTGCGCCCCATACGCTGCGCGGTAATCGCCTCCGCCACCCCATACCAAAAGATAATGCGGGCTTGAATCGCCTGAATGGCCGCATCCTCAGCCTCGCGTATCTTGATCGGGTCGCCATCACACAAGGACTCCAACAACTGCATGGAGAGCGGGCCATGATGATCCCCATCCAAATGAATATGCCGCTCCAGATAGTAGTGGAAAATGGGCGCTTGATCGGCACCAATGCTCATCTCTTGCAGCAAGGCTCGAAACATGGGGGGAATGATATGTTCCCGCCCCAGAGCAAAGGCTGCGGCCACCACATGGGGCTTACCAGTTCGAATAAAACCGAAGGTGGTCTGCATAAAGCCCCGTGCAGGCTCTGGCACATCGGCGACTTTAAGGAAGGTTTGCACCCCCTCCTGCCCCACCCGCTGCACAAACTGGCTCACCTGCGCCGTATTGGCCCCAACCTCGCGCATGGCATCCACATAGAGCTGATAGTGGCTGCTGTAGGTGGTTTCACCCCGGGGGCCGGGCAACCCTTCATCACACTCCTCTTCCACCACAATTTCATTAATAAAGCGGGCAAAGGCGGTGTGGGCACGGGGTAGCCACGGCATACCAGAGGGGGCAACATGGTGTTGTAATGTTTTAAGCAGGGACATAAAGTCCCATACCGAATAGACATGGTGTTGCATAAAGAGATGCAGCTCATCCAGGCTCTGTACACGACCATAGACCGGATGCTGGTTAAGCTGCGCCTTTAAGGGCAGAATTCTACCCATGGGAAATGCGCTCATGGGGGGGCCTCTCTTCACTAACGGTAGCGCGCACCCTGCGGCACAGGATGCGTTCCGCAGGGGCGGCATCTATAAGCCTCTGCTGATATTGGTGCTCCATGATGGCTCATCGGTTCCAATTTTGGCAAGCAAAACTTGACAAAGATCAACTCAATGCGCCCCCCTACGCCCTACAGCAGCAGCAGCGTGGCCAACCCCAAAAAGCCCATAAAGCCCACCACATCGGTTACGGTGGTCAACAGCACCGAACCCGAGATGGCAGGATCTTGCCCATACCGGGTAAGCAGCAGGGGCAACCCCCAGCCTGATAGCGCAGCGATGCCCATATTGAGCACCAAGGCCACCCCAATAACCGCCCCCAAGGCGTAATCATGAAACCACACCATGGTGACACCCGCCACCACCACCGCCCACAACACCCCGTTTAAGGTGCCAACCGCCAGCTCTTTCATGGCCAATTGACGGGCATTACTGCTGCTGATGGTACCCAACGAGAGGCCACGAATGACCAAGGCCAGGGTCTGTGAGCCAGTAATTCCGCCCATGCTGGAGACAATGGGCATGAGCACCGCCAGCGCCACAATTTTTTCCAGCGCCCCCTGAAACAGCCCAATCACCCACGAGGCTAAAAAAGCGGTCAATAGATTGATGCCCAACCACACCGCCCGCCGCCGAGCCGAGGGCAAAACAGGGCCAAAGGTGTCATCCAACTCATGCAGGTTGGCCATGTGCATCATCTGCTCATCGGCCATCTGGCGAATCACATCCACCACATCATCAATGCTGATGCGCCCTACCAGCATGCCCAGTTCATCCACCACCGCCACCGAGAGCAGATCTCGCTGTTCAAACAGGCGGGCCACCTCCTCTTCCGAACTATCCCCTTGCACGGCCACCGCATTGCGGTCCATCACACTCTCCACCAGGGTCTCCGGTGGATGGGTCAAAATGGCCGCAAAGCTCACTTTGCCCAGATAAAAGCCCTCCCGGTCCACAATCATCAAGCCATCGCTATTGGTAGGCACATGCTTGAGAAACCGCAAATAACGCTGAATGGTCGCCAAGGTGATGCCGGTGCGTACCGACACCTCATCCACATGCATCAAGCGTCCAGCCGAGCCCTCTTCCCACTCCAAGGTGGCTTCCAGGCGTTGCCGGGCCTTGGGGTCCAACGATTCACGGATCTCATCGGCCAACTCTTCGGGCAGACCGTCCAACAGCTCCACCGCATAGGGTTCTGGCAAAGCGTTGATGGAGGCGGTCAGGGTCTCCAGATCCAAGGTCTCGGTAATGGTGCTCCGCGTGCCCACCTGCATCTCGGAGAGCACATCGGGCATCACCTCGGGATCAATCTCCTCCGCCACCGCCTGCCGCTCAGCCAGGGGCAGACTCTCCAGCAGATCGGCGATCTCGGCAGGAGTGTATAAACGCAGATCGGTATGCAACGCCTCCGTTTGCTCATTAGCCAATTGCTCAAGGGTATGAAAAATCAAGGCATCGGTATTGCTCTGCCCCTCACCCGGGGTCACAATTACCGCTTCAGGAACCTCAACTTCATCCTCTTCTTGTTCGGGACTAAGCCCCTCTACCTGCTCCATGAAGACACCTTTTTTACTTTACTCGCTGACGGGGCTGTCAGGCACGACCAAAACCGCCGCACACCCCCCACATTCACTGCGCCTACACCCCTTACCCCCCCTGTACGGGTGGCGTCACGGCCTGTCGAATGGCCTCGATCAAATCCCGTTTACCCAACGGTTTCACCACATGACCATTGCAACCGGCATTAATACTCTGCTGCCGATACTCCGACAAGGCATGCGCCGTAAGGGCCAAAATGGGGGTTGCCACACGTTGTTGGGCACGTTCCCAGGCACGGATCGCCTGGGTTGCCGCATAACCATCCATGATGGGCATCTCCACATCCATAAGCACCAGATCATAGTGGCCAGTGGTAAACTTAATGAGGGCCTCGGCACCATCCTTGGCTTCATCAATCGCCCAGGGGCAATGTTTTAAAAAGGCTCGAAACAGTACCCGATTCTCCAGGGTATCTTCCGCCAGCAGGATGTTTAACGTAGGCAGGGTGATAACCTCTACCTCCTGAGTCGCCTGCTGAGCCGCCAGCAGATCCCCGGCAGCGACCTCCTTTAATGGCAGCCTGACATAAAAACGGCTACCCTCCCCCAAACGGCTCTGTACCGAAATGGTCCCCCCCATTAATGCCACAATCTGTTTGGTAATGGAGAGCCCCAAACCTGTGCCGCCAAAGCGTCGGCTGATGGTGATATCACTCTGGGAAAACGGCTCAAAGATAATCTGCTGTTTATCCTCTGCAATACCCAAACCGGTATCCCGCACCATCACGCACAGCTGCTGTTCAGCCACGCTTATTTCGAGAGCCACCTCGCCGCTCTGGGTAAATTTAATCGCATTCCCCACCAGATTAACCAATACCTGCCCCAAACGGGTCGGGTCGCTCATCATCCACTGGGGCACTTGGGGCTCCAGCGTCCACTGCAAAGCCAGCCCTTTATCCTTGGCTTTGAAAGAGAGCATCTCCATGGTTTCATGCACCAAGGGGCGCACTTCAACAACGAGGGACTCCAATTCAATCCGCCCAGCCTCTAGGCGTGAAAAATCCAAAATATCGTTAATCAACGCCAGTAAACGTGAACCCGCCCGGTAGATAATATGCACATAGTGCTTTTGATCTTGGTTCAGCTCTTCCCGCTCCAGCAGCTCCGCCAACCCATTAATGGCATGCAAAGGGGTGCGAATTTCATGGCTCATGGCGGCCAAAAACATACTTTTGGTGCGGTTGCTGGACTCGGCCAAGGCCACCATGGCGCGGCTCTGCTCCATGATGGTGCGCTCCCTGCTTTCCATATAACACTCAAAGGTGATCATGCCCAAGCGGTCGACCCAGCGGTTTAACCGGATCAACGCCCACGTAAACAACTCAGGATGATCGGCAAAGCGGCGTTGCAGCAAGGGCAGCAGGGCATCTTTAAGCAGAAACACAAATTGACAGGTCTCCATCGGGCTAAACCCCTGCTCAGCCCGCAGCCCACTCATCTCTCGCAACACAATCACCACATCACCGTAGGCGGGGCAACGGGTATCCTCTAACGGCAAACCCTCAAACAGCGCTACCAAGTGCGCCCAAAGCTGTGCCGCTTGCCGACGCAACTCAGCCTCCCCCGCTTTTTCAAGCTGGCGCATGCCTGCATGGGTAACAATGTGTCTTATCCAGCTCTGCAAAATCTCATCCTGGTGCTCTGCAAGCATCGCCCCCAGCAAAGCATCCTGAGACACCCCATCTTCCCCCTGGTGAATCATCACACACCTCTCTTCAACACAAACCTTGAACGGGTGACAGGCAAGGCCCACCATTGTATGCTTACCAGACTGATTAGCAAACCCATCGTGCCACCCAACCACCCCAAATGTGGTTTTTATCCTGGGCAAATACATCGGCACCCATTGTTAACCCATCCTCGTTGCACAGGTTATCACCATGCTATCCGCCATTCTCCGCCTGCTTTCACAGCCGATATTACGCCATAGCTTGGCTCTCGGCCTGTTTGCCCTCTGTTTTAGTGGCCCGCTGCACGCCCAAGAGCAGCCCAGCCCTACGGGTATCGCACCTAAGCAAATGGAGCTGAGTGCCGAAGAAAAAACCATTCATAAACTTAATGATATCCAAGAAGATCTCAAACTGCGCAAAAGCGAACGGGACCGCCTGATTGGCGCCATCCGCAAAGCCCCCGCTGGGCCTGAAAAACAAGCCCTGGAAGGGGAGCTCGCCCAGATAGAGCAGAGTATTCTAGACCAAAACCGCTCCTTTGATCTGATTATTACCGCTGGCATGGAGTTGGGCAAATTAGACGCCAACCGACAGGAAAAATTTGACTGGCAAAGCGACCTCTTGGAAATTGTTCAGCCCATCATGAGTGAGCTGCGCCAACTCACCGAAAAAAAACGCCGCACCCAAAATCTTAAAAACCGCGTACTCTTTCATACCCAGCAGCTCAAAGTGGCCCAAGCCACCTATGAATCCATAGAAAAGCTACAAACCAAGGGCATGCAGCGAGATACCGCCAAACGCTACAAAGAGGTTCTCCAAGAGTGGCACCAAAAGGTACGGGAACATCAACACCTGTTGGAGGTCAACCAACTGCAACTGGATGAAATGACCCGCGTCAAGGTTGAGGTTGGGGAGAGCTTGGAAGAGAAGTGGCAAGCCTTTTTACAGGGCAGAAGCGCCACCCTAGCCCTCTCGCTGTTCTCCGCGCTGGGCATCTATATTCTGCTTACCCTACCAGTCCGCATGTTCGGCTATTTTTCACGGGGACAGCTCTTTGCGAAACGCTCCCTGCCGGTACGCCTGCTGATGGTCGCCTACCGTTTTATGACTGTGACCGCCGCGATCTTGACCATCTTTATTGTGGTCCATCAACGGGGGGATCGGGTGTTGGAGGGGATCTTTCTGCTGCTCATCTTCGCCCTGATTCTCTCCCTAAAAAGCGCCATCCCCCGCTATATGGAAGAGCTCACCTTGCTACTTAATATCGGGCCGGTGCGTGAAGAGGAGTGGGTGGTGTTTCGGGGCGTACAGTGGCGTGTCGAGGCGCTGGATATCTTTGCCCGCCTCCACAATCCCTACATGTCCCAACCCCGCATGCGGGTCCCCCTTAAAGAGATGTCCAACCTACACTCCCGCCGCCCCCACGACGATGAAAAGTGGTTTCCTTGTCAAAGCGGGGATTATGTTATGCTCTCCGACGGCCAGTTTGGACAGGTTAAATGGATCAGCCCCGAAACGGTCGCACTAAGAATCTCGGGGGGCACCATGCGCAGCTACTCTACCGCTGATTTTCTGTCAGCTGCGCCGAAAAATCTCTCCACCGGCTTTGCCTTGGTGGTGGTTTTTGGCATCGACTACAAACACCAAGCGCTCTGCACCGACGCCATCCCCAAACAGTT
Protein-coding sequences here:
- a CDS encoding response regulator, encoding MKQKILVVDDAPANLRILVESLSDEYSIAAARDGHKAIALANAKHRPDLILLDVMMPGLDGFEVCLKLKADPATWDIPVLFITALNDEENEVRGLTVGGVDFISKPFNPALVKARVRSHLELKSHRDRLEELVVNRTRELLRTQDVTINALASLAETRDPETGGHIKRTQHYVRLLAEQLIDHPDFMELQEPGMINLLYKSSPLHDVGKVGVPDHILLKPDTLTREEFEEMKRHADYGWKALDGAMRELGDNSFLRVAAEISYTHHEKWDGSGYPRGLAGREIPVSGRLMALADVYDALICRRVYKPPFTHEQATEIILQGRGQHFDPNVVDAFLRLQHPFQELAQQYADSAE
- a CDS encoding DUF3050 domain-containing protein, producing the protein MSAFPMGRILPLKAQLNQHPVYGRVQSLDELHLFMQHHVYSVWDFMSLLKTLQHHVAPSGMPWLPRAHTAFARFINEIVVEEECDEGLPGPRGETTYSSHYQLYVDAMREVGANTAQVSQFVQRVGQEGVQTFLKVADVPEPARGFMQTTFGFIRTGKPHVVAAAFALGREHIIPPMFRALLQEMSIGADQAPIFHYYLERHIHLDGDHHGPLSMQLLESLCDGDPIKIREAEDAAIQAIQARIIFWYGVAEAITAQRMGRTLSKVVVPLRNRHSG
- the mgtE gene encoding magnesium transporter; this encodes MEQVEGLSPEQEEDEVEVPEAVIVTPGEGQSNTDALIFHTLEQLANEQTEALHTDLRLYTPAEIADLLESLPLAERQAVAEEIDPEVMPDVLSEMQVGTRSTITETLDLETLTASINALPEPYAVELLDGLPEELADEIRESLDPKARQRLEATLEWEEGSAGRLMHVDEVSVRTGITLATIQRYLRFLKHVPTNSDGLMIVDREGFYLGKVSFAAILTHPPETLVESVMDRNAVAVQGDSSEEEVARLFEQRDLLSVAVVDELGMLVGRISIDDVVDVIRQMADEQMMHMANLHELDDTFGPVLPSARRRAVWLGINLLTAFLASWVIGLFQGALEKIVALAVLMPIVSSMGGITGSQTLALVIRGLSLGTISSSNARQLAMKELAVGTLNGVLWAVVVAGVTMVWFHDYALGAVIGVALVLNMGIAALSGWGLPLLLTRYGQDPAISGSVLLTTVTDVVGFMGFLGLATLLLL
- a CDS encoding ATP-binding protein produces the protein MIHQGEDGVSQDALLGAMLAEHQDEILQSWIRHIVTHAGMRQLEKAGEAELRRQAAQLWAHLVALFEGLPLEDTRCPAYGDVVIVLREMSGLRAEQGFSPMETCQFVFLLKDALLPLLQRRFADHPELFTWALIRLNRWVDRLGMITFECYMESRERTIMEQSRAMVALAESSNRTKSMFLAAMSHEIRTPLHAINGLAELLEREELNQDQKHYVHIIYRAGSRLLALINDILDFSRLEAGRIELESLVVEVRPLVHETMEMLSFKAKDKGLALQWTLEPQVPQWMMSDPTRLGQVLVNLVGNAIKFTQSGEVALEISVAEQQLCVMVRDTGLGIAEDKQQIIFEPFSQSDITISRRFGGTGLGLSITKQIVALMGGTISVQSRLGEGSRFYVRLPLKEVAAGDLLAAQQATQEVEVITLPTLNILLAEDTLENRVLFRAFLKHCPWAIDEAKDGAEALIKFTTGHYDLVLMDVEMPIMDGYAATQAIRAWERAQQRVATPILALTAHALSEYRQQSINAGCNGHVVKPLGKRDLIEAIRQAVTPPVQGG
- a CDS encoding mechanosensitive ion channel — its product is MLSAILRLLSQPILRHSLALGLFALCFSGPLHAQEQPSPTGIAPKQMELSAEEKTIHKLNDIQEDLKLRKSERDRLIGAIRKAPAGPEKQALEGELAQIEQSILDQNRSFDLIITAGMELGKLDANRQEKFDWQSDLLEIVQPIMSELRQLTEKKRRTQNLKNRVLFHTQQLKVAQATYESIEKLQTKGMQRDTAKRYKEVLQEWHQKVREHQHLLEVNQLQLDEMTRVKVEVGESLEEKWQAFLQGRSATLALSLFSALGIYILLTLPVRMFGYFSRGQLFAKRSLPVRLLMVAYRFMTVTAAILTIFIVVHQRGDRVLEGIFLLLIFALILSLKSAIPRYMEELTLLLNIGPVREEEWVVFRGVQWRVEALDIFARLHNPYMSQPRMRVPLKEMSNLHSRRPHDDEKWFPCQSGDYVMLSDGQFGQVKWISPETVALRISGGTMRSYSTADFLSAAPKNLSTGFALVVVFGIDYKHQALCTDAIPKQLAEDVETGLKAKPYGIFITQVVVEFDEAAASSLNLKIIVQFDGDVATEYYAAQRAIQRLAVESCNRHGWEIPFTQVTVHQAT